From the genome of Caldilineales bacterium:
GTCTCGACGACGACCCAACGCTTGGTTTTGCTCAACGGTCGCGATTCGCGAATCCGCACGCGGTCGCCGGTCTTGCAGGCGTTGCCTTCGTCATGAGCGTGATACTTGGTGTGGGTGCGCACAACCTTGCCGTATAGCGGATGTCGGGTCGTGCGTTCGACGCGCACGACCACCGTTTTGTCCATGGCATCGCTGACGACGATGCCGATCAGGGATTTGCGTTGTTCGAGGGCCATCTTACATCATCTCCACTGCCAATTGGCGTTCGCGCAAAATGGTCTTGATGCGGGCAATATCACGCTTGACCACGGTTACGCGGCCATAGTCGCGTTGTTGCCCAATCGACATATTGAAGCGCAGGTTCATCAACTCTTCGTAGGCTTCGTCCAGCTTGGTTTGCAGCTCGCCCTCGGCCAGGCTGCGCAGTTCGGATGCGGTCATCAGCTTCCCTCCTCGGTGCGGGCAATGAATTGCGTGGCAATAGGCAGCTTGTGCGCAGCCAGGCGCATCGCCGCCCGCGCCGTCTCTTCGTCCACACCGCCGATCTCGAACAAAACGCGACCGGGGCGGATGACGGCGACATAGCGATCCACCGGCCCCTTGCCGCTACCCATGCGGGTCTCGGCGGCGCGGGCGGTCACCGGTTTGTCAGGGAAGATGCGGATCCAGATCTTGCCGCCGCGTCGCACATAGCGAACGATGGCGCGGCGGGCCGCCTCGATCTGGCGGCTGTTCATCCAGCAAGGTTCCAGCGCCTGCAGGCCGAATTCGCCAAAGGCGACTGAGCTACCGCGCCAGGCTTTGCCTGTCATGCGACCGCGATGTTGTTTGCGGTGTTTGACGCGTTTGGGCATTAACATGATCGATTACCTCGTGTTTCCAGCAACCGGTGGTTGCACTCAGATAACCAGCGGTTCGCCGGGTAGAATCTCGCCTTTGTAAATCCAGACTTTGATGCCAATGGCGCCATATTGCGTGTCGGCAACGGTATCGGCGTAGTCGATATTGGCGCGCAGGGTGTGGCGAGGGATGCGGCCATCGCGCACGGAATCGACGCGGGCCATTTCCGAACCGCCCAAGCGGCCACTGATGCGGATCATCACGCCTTTGGCGCCGCCTTTGATGGTGCGCTGCACCGCCTGGCGCATGGCCCGTTTATAAGCCACGCGCTTGGCCAGTTGGTCGGCGATGTTCAGCGCCACCAGAAGAGCATCCAATTCAGGTTTCTTGATCTCTTCGACATCGACTTTGATGCGCTTGTCGGTCATCTCTTGCAACGATTTGCGCAGATCGGACACGGTGGCGCCTTTCTTGCCGATGATGATGCCCGGTTTAGCGGCGTGGATGATCAGGTGAACCTGCTTGGGCGCTCGCTGGATCTCGACCTTCGAGACCCCTGCTTTGTCAAGCTCGCGCGCTACCTTCGCCCGGATCAGGCGATCCTCGGCCAACAAATCGGTGTACTCTTTGCCATCGGCATACCAGCGGGAGCTATGGTCCTTGATGATGCCAAGCCGGAAACCGGTCGGGTGAACTTTGCGTCCCAACGTGTGCCTCCTTAACGTTCTTCGAGAACGACGGTAATGTGCGACGAGCGCTTCAGGATCGGTTTGGCGCGTCCACGCGCGCCAGGGCGGAAGCGTTTGGCAGTGGGGGCTTCGTCGGCGAAAACCTGGGCAATCCACATGTCTTCAGGGGCCATGCTTTCGTTTTCCTCGGCATTGGCCAGCGCCGACTGCACGGTCTTCTTGACCTCGTAGGCGGCCTGTTGTGTCATGTGGCTGAGGGCGTCGACGGCGTCAAGGGCGCGCATCCCGCGCACGAGGGTCGTCACCAACCGCACCTTCTGTGGAGGGAGGCCGACATACTTGCGCTGTGCGCGTACCAAAAGGGTGGAATCTGTGCTCATAAGGGTTCGTCTCAGGGTTGCGTGGTGCGTTTCGCCATCCGCACTTCCTTAACGGCGGGCTTTGGTCACTTTTTCCTTCACAGCGTGGCTGCGAAAGAAACGGGTGGGAGCGAATTCGCCCAGCTTGTGGCCCACCATGTTCTCGGTGACGTAGATGGGCACGTGCTTGCGACCATTGTGCACGGCCAGCGTGTGGCCAACCATCTGCGGGAAGATGGTGGAAGCACGCGACCAGGTGCGAAGGACGCGCTTCTCGCCTTTGCGGTTCATATCTTCGACTTTGCGAAGCAGTTTCTTATCGACGTAAGGGCCTTTTTTCAGCGACCGCGACATGCTTGAATCTCCTTAGCGTTTCTTCCCGCGGCGGCGGACGATGTATTGGTTCGAACGCTTGTTGCGGCGTGTACGATACCCCAGGGCAGGTTTGCCCCAGGGGGTCTTGGGGCCGGGCATCCCGATCGGCGAACGACCCTCGCCGCCGCCGTGCGGGTGTGAATTCGGGTCCATGGCTGTGCCACGAACGGTCGGGCGCCAACCCAACCAGCGTTTGCGGCCAGCTTTACCCAGCGAAACATTCTGATGGTCGGTGTTGCCCACCTGACCAATGGTGGCCATGCACTCCAACCGCACACGGCGCGCTTCGCCGCTGGGCAGACGCAGCTGGGCAAATTCGCCTTCTTTGGCCATCAGCTGGGCATAGACGCCAGCCGCGCGCGCCATCTGGCCGCCGCGACCGGGCTGGAGTTCGACATTGTGAACGAGCGTGCCCAGGGGGATGTTGGCCAGGGGCAGGGCGTTGCCGGCGCGAATATCGGCGTTGGGGCCAGAGACGATGGTATCGCCCACCTTCAGACCCAGCGGCGCCAGGATGTAGCGCTTCTCGCCATCGGCATACACCACCAGGGCAATGCGGGCCGAACGGTTGGGATCGTATTCGATCGCAGTCACGCGGGCAGGGACATCCTGCTTGTCGCGCAGGAAATCGATCAAGCGGTACCGCTGCTTGTGGCCGCCGCCGCGATGCCGGACAGTGAGCTTGCCCTGGTTGTTGCGGCCGGCCGTCTTCTTGGCCGGGCGGAGGAGCGACTTTTCGGGGGTGGAGCGGGTAATCTCCTCGAAGGTCGAGACGGTCATGCCGCGACGACCGGGAGATGTGGGCTTGTAAACCTTGATACCCATGTTGGTGTGTTCCTAAGCGAGCGTCTGTGGGGTCAGGCGCCGGCAAACGATTCCTTGCTTATTTTTGCCGTCTGCCGAGTCGGGGATGATGGCTAGACACCTTCGAACATCTGGATGGTGTCGGCGGCGGCCAGGGTGACAATGGCTTTCTTCCACGAGGCCACACGCACCGCCGTCGATTTGCGGCTGCGACGCCGCGTCTTGGCCTTGACATTGATGATGTTCACGTCCAGGACGTCGACGCCGAAGCGTTCTTCGATCGCGTGCTTGACCATGAGTCGGTTGGCGCGCTTGTCGACCTCGAAGACATATTGATGGACTTCATCCTGAAGCCGGTTGGTTTTTTCGGTGACGATGGGGCGTCGCAGAACTTCGTAGGGATGCATGGCCTTACT
Proteins encoded in this window:
- the rpsQ gene encoding 30S ribosomal protein S17, coding for MALEQRKSLIGIVVSDAMDKTVVVRVERTTRHPLYGKVVRTHTKYHAHDEGNACKTGDRVRIRESRPLSKTKRWVVVETFAAPGAAAETD
- the rpmC gene encoding 50S ribosomal protein L29; this encodes MTASELRSLAEGELQTKLDEAYEELMNLRFNMSIGQQRDYGRVTVVKRDIARIKTILRERQLAVEMM
- the rplP gene encoding 50S ribosomal protein L16, which codes for MLMPKRVKHRKQHRGRMTGKAWRGSSVAFGEFGLQALEPCWMNSRQIEAARRAIVRYVRRGGKIWIRIFPDKPVTARAAETRMGSGKGPVDRYVAVIRPGRVLFEIGGVDEETARAAMRLAAHKLPIATQFIARTEEGS
- the rpsC gene encoding 30S ribosomal protein S3; translation: MGRKVHPTGFRLGIIKDHSSRWYADGKEYTDLLAEDRLIRAKVARELDKAGVSKVEIQRAPKQVHLIIHAAKPGIIIGKKGATVSDLRKSLQEMTDKRIKVDVEEIKKPELDALLVALNIADQLAKRVAYKRAMRQAVQRTIKGGAKGVMIRISGRLGGSEMARVDSVRDGRIPRHTLRANIDYADTVADTQYGAIGIKVWIYKGEILPGEPLVI
- the rplV gene encoding 50S ribosomal protein L22, whose amino-acid sequence is MSTDSTLLVRAQRKYVGLPPQKVRLVTTLVRGMRALDAVDALSHMTQQAAYEVKKTVQSALANAEENESMAPEDMWIAQVFADEAPTAKRFRPGARGRAKPILKRSSHITVVLEER
- the rpsS gene encoding 30S ribosomal protein S19, whose protein sequence is MSRSLKKGPYVDKKLLRKVEDMNRKGEKRVLRTWSRASTIFPQMVGHTLAVHNGRKHVPIYVTENMVGHKLGEFAPTRFFRSHAVKEKVTKARR
- the rplB gene encoding 50S ribosomal protein L2, which codes for MGIKVYKPTSPGRRGMTVSTFEEITRSTPEKSLLRPAKKTAGRNNQGKLTVRHRGGGHKQRYRLIDFLRDKQDVPARVTAIEYDPNRSARIALVVYADGEKRYILAPLGLKVGDTIVSGPNADIRAGNALPLANIPLGTLVHNVELQPGRGGQMARAAGVYAQLMAKEGEFAQLRLPSGEARRVRLECMATIGQVGNTDHQNVSLGKAGRKRWLGWRPTVRGTAMDPNSHPHGGGEGRSPIGMPGPKTPWGKPALGYRTRRNKRSNQYIVRRRGKKR
- the rplW gene encoding 50S ribosomal protein L23, yielding MHPYEVLRRPIVTEKTNRLQDEVHQYVFEVDKRANRLMVKHAIEERFGVDVLDVNIINVKAKTRRRSRKSTAVRVASWKKAIVTLAAADTIQMFEGV